TTGACCAGCATCACCCGCGAACGCCCCTGGTCCTCGAAGGACACCTCGCCCACCGCGAAATCGACGCCGTCGGCAAGCAGTTGCGCATGCCGTCGCCCGGCGTAGGCGATCTGCGGATCGGAAAACACCACGCCCAGCGGGGTGCGCCGGGTGTGCCGGTAGACCGCCGGATACCGCGCGGCCTGCTCGCCGGCCAGGTGGCCCTCGTCAGCCGCTTCGTGCAGCAACACCCGATCGGCGTCGGCATCACCGGCGATGAAGACATGGCTGTCGCCGGCCCGGGTGGTCTGCGGATCGAACACCGGCAAACCCCTGGCATCGAGCTCGAGCCCGGAGTGCTCGAGCGCCAGCATCTCGACATTGGGCGTGCGCCCGGTGGCGGCCAGCAGGTAATCGAAGCGCTCGCTGGTCGCCGCGCTGCCCGGGTCGGTGAAGTGCACGACCACCGCCTCGCCGTCCCGCTCGACGCGCACGTCAGCGGCATCCAGGCTGAGCGGCAGTTCCGCCGCGATCAGCCGCCTGGCCTCGGCGCGCACCACCGGATCGCTGATCGCGCCAATCCGTCCGTCACGACCGAACAGGTGCACGCGGACCCCCAGCCGATGCAGGGCCTGGCCCAGCTCCAGGCCGATCACGCCGGCACCAAACACGGCCACCGAGCCGGGCAGGTCCTGCCAGTCGAACACGTCGTCGCTGATGATCAGTCGGTCGCCTGCCGCCCGCAGCACCGCGGGAATTGCCGGCCGCGAACCGGTGGCGATGATGATGCGCCCGGCACGGACCCGCTCGACCGGGGGCACGCTGCCGTCCATCGCTGGCGACAGCTTCAGCGTATGCGGGTCCTCGAATTCGGCGTGCGCGCGCAGCACGTGGGCAGGGTCGAAGCCCGCCACCGCATCGAGCACGAAGCCCACGAAGCGGTCGCGTTCGTCACGCACCCGCTTCATCACCGCGCGGCCATCGACCCTGCCCGCGTCGCTGGCGATACCGAACGCGGGCAACACTGCCAGCCGGTGCCGCGCCTCGGCCGCGGCGATCAGCAGCTTCGAGGGCATGCAGCCGACCCGGGCGCAGGTGGTGCCGAACGGGCCGCCTTCGATCAGGGCGATGCGGTCGGTGCGCTTGCGTGCCTGGCGATAGGCGGACATGCCCGCGGTGCCGGACCCGATGATGGCGATGTCGACCTCGCGCGTGCTCATGCCGTCACCGCCCGTCGTGCGCCTGCAGGTTCCGGCCACGGCCGGCCATGCGGATGAGTTGCCATCGAAGTGTCGATCATGGAACCACCTTTCATCACTGCGCGGGAATGTGCCGGTCATCGCGGGTGTCGGTGACCGCGCTTCAGGCTACTGCAAAACGGCCGGGACCTGGCTCGCAGACAACGCGATATCGAATCGACGGGGCGATGAACCCATCGGACACACCGGCTGTCGATTTCCGCCCCGCCCGTTCGTTGCTGCCATGAGGGCTACTCCTCCAGCCAGGAAAACCGCCATGTCCAACACTGTCCGCCTGCATCGGGTACTGCGCGCGCCGGCCGAGCGCGTCTATCGCGCCTTCCTCGATGCCGAGGCCCAGGTCAAATGGTTGCCGCCGAACGGCTTCACCGCCAGGGTGCATCATCTGGATGCCCGCGTCGGCGGCAGTTACAAGATGTCCTTCACCAACTTCTCGACCGGCCACAGCCACGTCTTCGGCGGCACCTATGTCGAGCTCACTCCGTTCGAGCGCATCCGCTACACCGACCAGTTCGACGATCCCAACCTGCCCGGTGAAATCACGGTGACCATCACCTTGAAGACCGTGTCCTGCGGCACCGAACTGCACGTGGTGCAGGAAGGCCTGCCCGAAGTGATTCCGCTGGAGCAGTGCTACGTCGGCTGGCAGGAATCGCTGGCACAGCTCGGCCGGCTGGTGGAGGTGGACATTCCGGACTGATTGCCGACACCTGCCGTGCTAGTCCCACGGCACCGATTCGGCCAGCAGATCGCGCAATTGCGCCTCGTCCATGTCCAGCAGCTGCTGCTCCGCCAGGCGAAGGTTTTCCGCGGCCATGACGGTCTTGCGAACCGTCAGGTCGCCGGCGTGGGAGAACACCAGCAGCATGTTGCCGTAGGACGCATCCAGCACCGCGGCTTGCCATGGATTGCCGTTGGTATCGTCGAAACTGCGCATGAAGCCTGTTCCCGGCAAAGGTCGGGCCAGTATATCGACGCTGCAACGGAAGCCGCGCACGTGTCGATATCCCGGGCACCGGTTCGTCGCTGAAGTGAAGGTGGCCTTGTCGGCCCCCATTCCCGCAAGGAGACAACCATGTCCTGGATCGATGGTTTCGTGATCGCCGTTCCCCACGCCAACCGCGCGCAGTTCATCGAGCACGCCCGCACGTTCGACAGCATCTTTCTGGAATTCGGCGCCACCCGGGTGATGGAGTGCTGGGGCGAGGACGTGCCCGATGGCAAGCTCACCGATTTCCGCCGCGCCGTGCAGGCACAGGCCGATGAAGCGGTGGTGTTTTCGTGGGTCGAATGGCCCGACAAGGCCACCCATGATGCCGGCATGGAAAAGTTCATGCAGGACCCACGCATGGAAGCGGCCAGCGCCTGCCCCTTCGATGGCAAGCGCATGATCTTCGGCGGCTTCGTGCCGGTGGTCAGCCTGCCGGGCTGACTGCCGGCGGGAACCATCCGCGTTTGCCGGATGATCTCGGGAGCCATCGCGCCGCCGGTGGCTCCCGACCCCATGCGCGTGGCGCCTGCGCCCTGCCTTCACCCACAGGCACGGTGATTCTGATAGCTTGCGACGGGACGCACGATGGTGATGACGCCTTTCTGCGCACACCACCGGACCCGACGACCACCGCAGGCAGATGATCCCGACGCTTCCTCCACTCGCCGACGTGCTCGACCTGATGCCCGATGCCGTATGCGTGGTCGACACCGAGGGACATCTGTTGTTCGTCAACGCGAGCTTCAAGCGCATCTTCGGCTACGCCCCCGAGGAAGTGCTGGGCCGGCGCATCTTCGAGCTGGTTCACCCCGACGATCGCGCCGCCACCGCGGCGCAGGCCGAGCAGGTCATGGCGGGCCAGCTGCAACTGCATTTCCGCAACCGCTACGTGCACAAGGACGGCCACAGCGTCGACATCCAGTGGTCGGCGCGCTGGCTGCCGCAGCATGGCGTGCGCATCGGCGTCGGCCGCGAGGTAACCGAACTGCGCCGCCTTGAGCGCGAACTGGAGCACCGCGCCAACCACGACTCGCTGACCGGACTGGCCAACCGCGACCGCCTGCGCATCGAATTGCAGTCCGCCATCGATCACGCCAGGCAGACCGGTCACGGCGTGGCGGTGCTGTACCTGGATCTCGACGGGTTCAAGGACGTCAACGATCGCGGCGGCCATGATGCCGGCGATCATCTGCTGCGCGAGGTGGCCGCGCGCCTGCAACAGGGCGTTCGGCAAGGCGACCTGGTGGCCCGGGTCGGTGGCGACGAGTTTGTCGCCGTGCTGCCCGGCTGCCGCGACGCACGGACCGCCCGGGCGGTAGCCGAAACCTTGCGCGCCCGCCTCACCATTCCCTTCAGCCTGCCCGACGGGCTGTTCCGGCTGGACGCCAGCATCGGCATCGCCTGCTTTCCCGACGATGGAGCCAACGCGAAAGCCCTGCTGGCCCAGGCCGACCGTGCGATGTACGCCGTCAAGCACCAGCAGTCGTCACGCGAAAGCGGCCTCGGCGAGAACCAGGAAAGCCGCGCGGACGACGACTGATCATCGCGACCACCGCAGTCGTGCAGCGGACCGTGCGTCGACGTCGGGCTGAGCGGATTACCGGGCGAGCCGCGAGGGGATTAGCATGATGCGCCGGCCGCAGCCCGCGGCAAGGGGAAAATCATGAAGATTCAGCTTTCGCTCGCCCGGGTACTTTCCTGCATGGCGCTGGTGGCGA
This is a stretch of genomic DNA from Rhodanobacter sp. FDAARGOS 1247. It encodes these proteins:
- a CDS encoding dihydrolipoyl dehydrogenase, whose product is MSTREVDIAIIGSGTAGMSAYRQARKRTDRIALIEGGPFGTTCARVGCMPSKLLIAAAEARHRLAVLPAFGIASDAGRVDGRAVMKRVRDERDRFVGFVLDAVAGFDPAHVLRAHAEFEDPHTLKLSPAMDGSVPPVERVRAGRIIIATGSRPAIPAVLRAAGDRLIISDDVFDWQDLPGSVAVFGAGVIGLELGQALHRLGVRVHLFGRDGRIGAISDPVVRAEARRLIAAELPLSLDAADVRVERDGEAVVVHFTDPGSAATSERFDYLLAATGRTPNVEMLALEHSGLELDARGLPVFDPQTTRAGDSHVFIAGDADADRVLLHEAADEGHLAGEQAARYPAVYRHTRRTPLGVVFSDPQIAYAGRRHAQLLADGVDFAVGEVSFEDQGRSRVMLVNHGLLRVYGEQGSGLLLGAEMIGPQNEHIAHLLAWAIQARMTVAGVLQMPFYHPTIEEGLRTALRELLTALGMGAAPPLHCIDCGPGA
- a CDS encoding SRPBCC family protein — its product is MSNTVRLHRVLRAPAERVYRAFLDAEAQVKWLPPNGFTARVHHLDARVGGSYKMSFTNFSTGHSHVFGGTYVELTPFERIRYTDQFDDPNLPGEITVTITLKTVSCGTELHVVQEGLPEVIPLEQCYVGWQESLAQLGRLVEVDIPD
- a CDS encoding DUF1428 domain-containing protein encodes the protein MSWIDGFVIAVPHANRAQFIEHARTFDSIFLEFGATRVMECWGEDVPDGKLTDFRRAVQAQADEAVVFSWVEWPDKATHDAGMEKFMQDPRMEAASACPFDGKRMIFGGFVPVVSLPG
- a CDS encoding sensor domain-containing diguanylate cyclase, whose translation is MIPTLPPLADVLDLMPDAVCVVDTEGHLLFVNASFKRIFGYAPEEVLGRRIFELVHPDDRAATAAQAEQVMAGQLQLHFRNRYVHKDGHSVDIQWSARWLPQHGVRIGVGREVTELRRLERELEHRANHDSLTGLANRDRLRIELQSAIDHARQTGHGVAVLYLDLDGFKDVNDRGGHDAGDHLLREVAARLQQGVRQGDLVARVGGDEFVAVLPGCRDARTARAVAETLRARLTIPFSLPDGLFRLDASIGIACFPDDGANAKALLAQADRAMYAVKHQQSSRESGLGENQESRADDD